The window AGGTTTTACCTCTGCGGCCCAACAGGCCTTAGAGCAATATTCATGGCCCGGCAATATCCGTGAATTAAAAAACGTTGTAGAGCGTTCCGTTTATCGTCATGGAAACAAAGAAGCGCCTGTTGATACTATTATTTTTGACCCATTCGGCGAAAAACTCGCTGAACTTTCAGATACAAATACGCCAATAGTGCATAAGTCTATATCCCTTCCTTCTTTACCGTGTAATTTACGCCTTTGGCAGCAACAAAGTGAAAAACAATTAGTCGAGCGAGCTTTACAGCAGAGTCAATTTAATCAACGAAAAGCGGCTCAACGATTATCTCTGAGCTACGATCAAATCAGAGGTTTAATTAAAAAGCATCAGATTGAACTTAATTTAAATTTTGATAACGATGAGTTTTCTAATTGAAATCATATTTAATTTATTCATTATTTTTGTAAAATAACACATGAGTTGAGTAAGTCTAAACAATCGGCTTACTCATCATCAATGCATTATTTTTCTTGTAATGTTTTCGTTCTCATTTCTGTTTGCTCTATTTGACAAGCGAGATAAATATCGCCTGCGCCACTCCCCCCTAAAAGGGTATCTGATTGACGTTGGCATTCGCTATTACGATATACGATAAAATCTTTTTGCGATGTCGCCAACGATTCAAGTGCTGGTTTAGTGGCGCTAGAATCAACGGCAGCTAAGCTTTCTCTGGCTTTTAACAGAGATTCATTCATATTTTTTTCTGCAACAACTAATTTGACTTTTAAACAATCCGCTATTTGTGTCCGTGGATTATCACCTATTTCTTGGTAACATTGCGCTAATGAATTCGCTATATTTCCGTTTGCAGCGAATAACATACTTGAATAAGATAATAATAACGTAGTTAAAATAATAGGCATTGTTTTTTTCATATTGTTAATATTCATATATCACTCTACTATTATCTAATATATTGAGATTTAACCACCTCAACACCAAATGAGTAAAATTACGTACAATCAAATAAATATAAAATAATTCATAACGAAAATATATGACATTTACTTTAATTTAATTTATATCGATAACAATTGAATTTCTAACTTACTCATTATTTGCACTTATAACTGCTTATGACTACTATTTGAGGGTAATAAATGAAAATCATTAAACAAGTGACCTTGTTTTTTTTATTTATGGGTCTTACCTACTCTGTCAATGCCAATAGTATTATCGAATCCCTCTCGTTCTGCGATCATCGGTTTTTTGATAAAGTCAAACACGATTCGCAACTTGATACCCTTCCTCAAAATATCACGCTTTCACAATTATTTAGTGATTCCGGCCTCACCATTCCACTGCAATACACGACCGAAGAAGGCATTGAGTTGACTCGTTTTGTGGCTATCGCGATTGACCTCGAGCGTGACAACAAAATTTCGAATAATAAAATTGATGAAACCTTTTATTATTGGGGGTTTGAAACATCGCTACCTGAACAGGAGGTCATTCAACGTTTATCCACCCAGATCCCACTCACTGAGGGAGGTGAGTTTTATGTCGCTAATTCAATGATAAGAGATGCTATTTCAGCGCCTTGGCAAAAAAATTTAACGCCGATTAGTCGTATCTCCCCAACAAATGACTGGGCAGAAAAACTCTTTTTTATTGAAGCAAACAAGGAAAGTGGGATCGTCAGGATAATGTGTACTTTACAGGGTAATGTGAATGAGAATGATTTGAAAACAGTGGGTTTAATCAATTAACTCTCACACAGACTAGCTAAAAACCACTTTAAATCCATAGTTTTTAGATAAAAAAAAGCCAGCACCCATGCTGGCTATAAAAAAACACTGGAAGCAATGTGAGCAATGTCATGCCAGACCGTAAGCTTTTCACTTAGGTGGCAAAGCGAATGATAATAGTTATCAGTACCATTTGCAAAGCTTTTTAATGAGATTTTTTCTCATTAAAAGGTAATAATATGATTTTAAAAATAATTATATTTTCTTTTTAGATAATTTTTCATCATAATCATTGGTATTAGAACGAAAAATAAGCACGATTTTGCTTATACCCTGTTGAACCATTTTTACGATACAATACGTTTTTTAAGGTTAACGATATCAGTGCTATGCGCCTAATAATTCTTTGGCTTCTATATACTCTTTCACTAACAGCTCAGGCTCTTAGTGGCAATATGTCATACAAAGATACCATGGCAAACGATGTTCCTGAGAACATCCGCCAAAATGGCTTTATCTATTGTGTTAATGGCATTGTCACCACATTTAATCCACAGTTAGCGAGCAGTGGCCTGATCGTCGATCCTTTAGCAGCACAAATCTATGACCGTTTACTGGATGTTGACCCTTTTACCTATCGGCTAATTCCGGAGGTCGCCTCTAAATGGGAGGTTCTTGATAATGGTGCCACTTACCGATTAACACTGCGTAAAGACGTAAAGTTTCAAGAGACGCCGTGGTTTACACCAACACGTAATATGAATGCGGATGATGTCGTTTTTAGTTTTTCCCGCATGTTTGAAGTCAATCACCCCTATCACTATATCAGTGGAGGTCATTACCCCTACTTTGATAGCTTACAGTTTGCTAATAGTGTGCAGAGTGTCCGTAAATTGAATAACTACACTGTCGAATTTCGTCTTAATGCGCCCGATGCTTCTTTCTTATGGCATTTAGCCACACACTATGCCCCCATTTTGTCAGCCGAGTATGCAGACCATCTTTCTCGTATTAATCGACAAGAAATGATTGATTGGCGTCCAGTAGGAACCGGCCCATTCCGTTTTGATGATTACCAAGCAGGACAATTTGTTCGCTTACTGCGTAACAATCACTATTGGAAAGGTCAGCCTCGTATGGAGGAAATTGTTATCGATATGGGAGCGGGTGGCACAGGGCGCATATCAAAATTACTAACGGGTGAGTGCGATGTACTGGCTTATCCCGCAGCTAGCCAACTTTCTGTCTTACGTGATGACCCTCGTTTACGTATTTCGATGCGTTCAGGTATGAACATTGCTTATTTAGCGTTTAACACTAGCAAACCACCGCTTAACCAATTGAAAGTACGTCAAGCGATTGCTTATGCAATTAATAATGAACGTTTAATGCAATCAATCTACTATGGTACCGCGGAAACAGCAGCTTCTATTCTTCCTCGCGCGTCTTGGGCTTATGATAATCAAGCCAAAGTAACAGATTATAATCCTGAGCTATCAAAAAAGATGCTACAAGAACTAGGTCTCGAAAACCTGACCCTTGATTTGTGGGTGCCTATCTCCTCACAATCCTATAATCCCAGCCCACTTAAAATGGCAGAGCTTATCCAAGCCGATCTAGCACAAGTTGGGATTACCATGAACATTCGTTCTGTTGAAGGGCGTTTTCAGGAAAACCAATTAATGGATCGCTCCCATGATATGACCCTCGCTGGCTGGGCAACTGACAGTAACGATCCCGATAGTTTCTTCCGTCCGCTGTTAAGCTGTGCCGCGATAGCTTCTCAAACCAATTTAAGTCATTGGTGTAGCCCCTCCTTTGATGAGATATTGCATAAAGCTTTATTGACAGAACAACTTGCCGCTAGAATTGATTATTATCATCAAGCACAGCAGATATTAAGTGATGATTTGCCTGTTTTACCCCTAGCCTATTCTTTACGTTTGCAGGCATACCGTTTTGATATGAAAGGATTAGTGATCAGTGCATTTGGCAATACCTCGTTTGCTGGCGTATACCGAGATATGAGTGAATATGCTCAAAAAATCAAACCTAAACAGGAGCAGCAACCATGATCATCTATTCGCTGCGCCGTATACTGTTGCTATTAGTTACCGTCTTTTTCCTTTCTTTGGTAAGTTTTAGCCTCA of the Providencia stuartii genome contains:
- the sapA gene encoding ABC transporter substrate-binding protein SapA, whose translation is MRLIILWLLYTLSLTAQALSGNMSYKDTMANDVPENIRQNGFIYCVNGIVTTFNPQLASSGLIVDPLAAQIYDRLLDVDPFTYRLIPEVASKWEVLDNGATYRLTLRKDVKFQETPWFTPTRNMNADDVVFSFSRMFEVNHPYHYISGGHYPYFDSLQFANSVQSVRKLNNYTVEFRLNAPDASFLWHLATHYAPILSAEYADHLSRINRQEMIDWRPVGTGPFRFDDYQAGQFVRLLRNNHYWKGQPRMEEIVIDMGAGGTGRISKLLTGECDVLAYPAASQLSVLRDDPRLRISMRSGMNIAYLAFNTSKPPLNQLKVRQAIAYAINNERLMQSIYYGTAETAASILPRASWAYDNQAKVTDYNPELSKKMLQELGLENLTLDLWVPISSQSYNPSPLKMAELIQADLAQVGITMNIRSVEGRFQENQLMDRSHDMTLAGWATDSNDPDSFFRPLLSCAAIASQTNLSHWCSPSFDEILHKALLTEQLAARIDYYHQAQQILSDDLPVLPLAYSLRLQAYRFDMKGLVISAFGNTSFAGVYRDMSEYAQKIKPKQEQQP
- the umoC gene encoding lysozyme inhibitor LprI family protein; the encoded protein is MNINNMKKTMPIILTTLLLSYSSMLFAANGNIANSLAQCYQEIGDNPRTQIADCLKVKLVVAEKNMNESLLKARESLAAVDSSATKPALESLATSQKDFIVYRNSECQRQSDTLLGGSGAGDIYLACQIEQTEMRTKTLQEK